One part of the uncultured Bacteroides sp. genome encodes these proteins:
- a CDS encoding helix-turn-helix transcriptional regulator, with protein MFYLNHVPEDEQSMLSEINQAGFIFFSKLPVEERLDYTIYYNFNLLNNKKKKLINHKLTPIILDKEGKIWLAACVVSLSHIEGKGHIIIRKKGKVDYWEYNLKSHSWKEIEGISLTEKEKDILLLSAQGYTMKEIADILCVALDTVKFYKRKLFDKMGVKNITEALSFATNFKLI; from the coding sequence ATGTTCTACCTAAATCATGTTCCTGAAGATGAACAGAGCATGCTTAGTGAAATAAATCAAGCTGGATTTATCTTTTTTAGTAAGCTACCGGTTGAAGAAAGATTAGATTATACTATATATTATAATTTTAATCTTTTAAATAATAAGAAAAAAAAGCTGATTAACCATAAACTGACCCCCATTATTTTAGATAAAGAAGGAAAGATATGGCTTGCTGCATGTGTAGTATCATTAAGCCATATTGAGGGGAAGGGGCATATTATAATACGTAAAAAAGGCAAAGTAGATTATTGGGAATATAATCTAAAAAGTCATAGCTGGAAGGAGATAGAAGGAATATCTCTTACTGAAAAAGAAAAAGATATACTTCTTTTATCTGCGCAAGGCTATACGATGAAAGAAATTGCTGATATCTTATGTGTAGCCTTAGATACAGTTAAGTTTTATAAAAGAAAGCTATTTGATAAAATGGGGGTAAAAAATATAACAGAAGCCCTCTCATTTGCGACTAACTTCAAGTTGATATGA
- a CDS encoding SDR family NAD(P)-dependent oxidoreductase: MKQQFSFDNELSGKVALVTGGTKEAEKAISERLLKAETTVAITARNKPEGSKKVVDEILKKFGRLDILVNNLGASETQGGGFAVLTDEDWETTIKTNLLAPVRLDRGFYRK, encoded by the coding sequence ATGAAACAACAATTTAGCTTTGACAATGAATTATCCGGCAAAGTAGCACTAGTTACAGGTGGAACAAAAGAAGCCGAAAAAGCAATATCGGAACGCTTGCTAAAAGCAGAGACAACCGTTGCCATTACGGCAAGAAATAAACCGGAAGGAAGTAAAAAAGTAGTAGATGAGATTCTAAAGAAATTCGGAAGACTCGATATTTTAGTAAATAACCTTGGCGCTTCCGAAACACAGGGAGGAGGCTTTGCTGTACTAACAGATGAGGATTGGGAAACAACAATTAAAACCAACCTGCTTGCACCTGTCCGTTTGGATAGAGGATTTTACCGCAAATGA
- a CDS encoding outer membrane beta-barrel family protein, whose amino-acid sequence MKKICTFLLINILSLMEVMCQNLSGNLYDQDSNPVDNANIIALSKTDSIMVKGTVSDNNGHFSLSLLNPEECFIKVSSICYKTLYINDIRSIKDTIKLFSDTQLLNEIVIRGQHKIIKKGSGKIIASIENTPLSISGSANDVLTRLPLIIENNGDFQILGKGTPLIYINGRAIEDNSELLRLKSNEIKTVEIITTPGVEYNSSTNSVIRIRTLPLKGEGFSGNFQTYASISKHLSEYMNANLKYRYKGFDVFVDGDILNYRGDYVRNTEYISTISSLYHGDAKVDRMRGHVGGGINYLINDEHSFGLKYNLTKTPKENDEKNSIVTESINNEYNSFSKTEGNLYKNYVNFYYNGKLSNINIDFNTDYSSGKETGNSIVEEVKEQEQLVNYGYGDNYDLFASKINLKYSLNNHTFMLGGEYSCTNRKSHQNILLGSNVEDLSSSSNKNVQNIGAIFANYDFKLNDFYTSIGLRYEHTTFKYYENEIKVEEQSKKYNEFIPNITIGYEGENWQGELSFRKYLERPSYDALSNKTSYVAYCARWSGNPFLLPSVSSEFGMQFSWNNLTVMATLERVKKQIFEVNQKYQDKPDVILVSPINLPLYNSYAIDLSYNTQIGIWQPSIDVCLQYQDLKYGNPFISYNKPIGEFLQRNYFQFKNNYGVLLTLGYRTKGDFATAYTKGYTNLGISISKSFFNKSLLLKLDCKDILNRYRESISVNTNGLSMNDFSIGNTRIFQFTVTYYFNKATNRYKGKGAAMKEINRL is encoded by the coding sequence ATGAAGAAAATATGTACATTCTTGCTAATTAACATACTCTCATTAATGGAGGTAATGTGCCAGAATCTCTCCGGTAATCTTTATGACCAAGACAGTAACCCAGTAGATAATGCTAATATCATAGCATTATCAAAAACAGATTCTATTATGGTTAAGGGAACTGTTAGCGATAATAATGGACATTTTTCTTTATCACTATTGAATCCTGAGGAATGCTTTATAAAAGTGTCATCTATTTGTTATAAGACGCTATATATCAATGATATAAGAAGCATTAAAGATACCATCAAACTGTTTTCAGATACACAACTCTTAAATGAAATAGTTATAAGAGGACAACATAAAATTATAAAAAAGGGCAGTGGTAAGATTATTGCTTCTATCGAAAATACACCTCTATCCATTTCTGGAAGCGCAAATGATGTACTTACTCGATTACCTCTAATTATTGAGAATAATGGTGATTTTCAGATTTTGGGTAAAGGAACTCCTTTGATATATATTAATGGTCGGGCTATTGAAGATAATAGTGAATTATTAAGATTGAAATCAAATGAAATAAAAACTGTGGAGATTATTACGACTCCTGGAGTTGAATATAATTCTTCAACTAATTCAGTCATCAGAATAAGAACTCTGCCACTAAAAGGAGAAGGTTTTAGTGGAAACTTTCAGACTTATGCTTCCATATCTAAACATTTATCAGAATATATGAATGCTAATTTAAAATATAGATACAAAGGCTTTGATGTCTTTGTAGATGGAGACATCTTAAATTATAGAGGGGATTACGTGCGTAATACAGAATATATTAGCACTATTTCAAGTCTATATCATGGAGATGCTAAAGTCGACAGAATGAGAGGTCATGTTGGGGGAGGAATTAACTATTTGATTAATGATGAGCATTCATTTGGACTAAAATATAATCTCACTAAAACTCCAAAGGAAAATGACGAAAAAAACTCAATTGTGACTGAAAGTATTAATAACGAATACAATAGTTTCAGCAAAACAGAGGGCAACCTGTATAAAAACTACGTAAACTTTTATTATAATGGGAAACTGTCTAACATTAATATTGACTTTAATACCGACTATAGCTCTGGAAAAGAAACTGGTAATAGTATCGTAGAAGAGGTTAAGGAACAAGAACAACTTGTTAACTATGGTTATGGTGATAATTATGATTTGTTTGCATCAAAAATTAATTTAAAATATTCTCTTAATAACCACACATTTATGTTAGGTGGCGAATATAGTTGTACAAATAGAAAAAGCCATCAAAATATTTTATTAGGTAGCAATGTTGAAGACCTTTCCTCATCATCTAATAAAAATGTACAAAATATTGGAGCAATTTTCGCTAATTATGATTTTAAATTAAACGACTTTTATACATCCATTGGGCTAAGGTACGAACATACAACTTTCAAATATTATGAGAATGAAATTAAGGTTGAGGAACAATCAAAAAAATATAATGAATTTATTCCTAACATTACAATTGGTTATGAAGGTGAGAACTGGCAAGGGGAACTTAGTTTTAGAAAATATCTAGAAAGGCCATCTTATGATGCTTTAAGTAATAAAACATCTTATGTGGCATACTGTGCAAGATGGTCGGGTAACCCTTTCTTATTACCTTCAGTAAGTTCCGAATTTGGTATGCAATTTTCTTGGAACAATCTTACTGTCATGGCGACTTTGGAACGTGTGAAAAAACAAATATTTGAAGTAAATCAAAAATATCAGGATAAACCTGATGTTATATTAGTAAGTCCGATAAACCTACCGTTATACAATTCATATGCAATAGACCTTTCATATAACACTCAAATTGGCATTTGGCAGCCATCTATTGATGTATGCCTTCAATATCAAGATCTTAAATACGGCAACCCTTTTATATCATATAACAAACCTATAGGGGAATTTTTGCAGAGAAACTATTTTCAATTTAAAAATAATTACGGAGTCTTATTAACTCTAGGTTATAGAACAAAAGGTGATTTTGCGACAGCTTATACGAAAGGCTATACCAATCTTGGAATATCAATTTCTAAATCATTTTTTAATAAATCTCTCTTGTTAAAACTTGATTGTAAAGACATATTAAATAGATATAGAGAAAGTATTTCAGTAAATACAAACGGACTATCAATGAATGACTTTTCAATAGGAAATACGAGGATCTTTCAATTTACAGTTACATATTACTTTAATAAAGCAACAAACAGATACAAAGGAAAAGGTGCAGCTATGAAAGAAATCAATAGGTTATAA
- a CDS encoding ThiF family adenylyltransferase, with protein MNNPRYSRNRLYVKSEEQSLIKDTKILLGGAGIGSIIAECALRFGFENITIIDGDRVELSNLNRQTYVQTDIGKNKAECLAKRLMDINPDASIVYHNSYADENNMEALIKRHEIAINALDFKSKIPFEFDEICKKYNIPVLHPYNFGWAGFLAVVKPNGIQLSQLSEEPRGFELRMAEYVSRYGEFWNIPNKWLEKVIEEYRNEDNILPPPQLSIASWITAGYCVNVMYNLITGKEIKFFPKFYLSSIFFDKS; from the coding sequence ATGAACAATCCTAGATATAGTCGAAATAGACTTTATGTAAAGTCAGAAGAACAAAGTCTTATTAAAGATACAAAAATTCTTTTAGGAGGAGCAGGGATTGGTAGCATTATAGCTGAATGTGCTCTTAGATTTGGTTTTGAGAATATAACGATCATTGATGGAGACAGAGTTGAATTGAGTAACTTAAATAGACAAACTTATGTCCAAACAGATATTGGTAAGAATAAGGCAGAGTGCCTAGCTAAAAGATTAATGGATATTAACCCTGATGCCTCTATAGTATATCATAATTCTTATGCGGATGAAAATAATATGGAAGCCTTGATAAAAAGACACGAGATTGCGATTAATGCTTTGGACTTTAAATCAAAGATACCTTTTGAATTTGATGAAATATGTAAGAAATATAATATACCAGTCTTGCATCCTTACAATTTTGGATGGGCAGGTTTCTTAGCAGTAGTCAAACCTAATGGGATTCAATTGTCTCAATTATCAGAGGAACCTAGAGGATTTGAATTGCGTATGGCAGAATATGTATCTCGATACGGAGAGTTCTGGAATATACCAAATAAGTGGCTTGAAAAAGTTATTGAAGAATATCGTAATGAAGATAATATACTACCACCACCACAACTATCTATTGCATCTTGGATAACTGCTGGGTATTGTGTAAATGTAATGTATAACTTAATAACAGGCAAAGAAATAAAATTTTTCCCTAAGTTCTACCTATCATCCATTTTTTTTGATAAAAGTTGA
- a CDS encoding citrate/2-methylcitrate synthase, with translation MKKEYIIYKLSEDMKDCTRIDNDLFTKYDVKRGLRNDDGTGVLVGLTKVGNVVGYERIPGGGLQPIPGKLYYRGYDVEDLVHSAVKEKRFGFEEVAYLLLSGSLPDKEQLSSFLELINDNMPLGQKTKMNILELEGSNIMNILARSVLEMYTFDPNPDDTSRDNLMRQSIDLISKFPTIIAYAYNMLRHATFGRSLHIRHPQEKLSIAENFLFMLKKSYTQLEARTLDLLLILQADHGGGNNSTFTVRVTSSTGTDTYSSIAAGIGSLKGPLHGGANIQVVDMFHHLEQNIHDWTNVEEIDTYFTRMLNKEVYNKTGLIYGIGHAVYTISDPRAILLKDLARDLAKEKGREREFTFLELLEERAIATFSKIKGNGKTVSSNVDFYSGFVYEMIGLPQEIYTPLFAMARIVGWCAHRNEELNFEGKRIIRPAYKNVLDMAEYMPLKKR, from the coding sequence ATGAAAAAGGAATATATCATATATAAGTTATCGGAAGACATGAAAGATTGTACTCGGATAGATAATGATTTGTTTACTAAGTATGATGTAAAACGCGGCTTGCGTAATGATGATGGTACTGGTGTTCTTGTAGGGCTGACGAAAGTAGGAAATGTGGTTGGCTATGAACGTATTCCCGGTGGTGGATTACAACCTATTCCTGGTAAACTTTATTATCGTGGATATGATGTAGAAGATCTTGTGCATAGTGCTGTAAAGGAAAAACGTTTTGGTTTCGAAGAAGTGGCTTATTTACTTCTTTCAGGTAGTTTGCCTGATAAAGAGCAGTTATCTTCTTTTTTAGAGTTGATTAATGACAATATGCCTTTAGGGCAAAAAACAAAGATGAATATTCTTGAGCTGGAAGGTTCTAATATAATGAATATCTTGGCTCGTAGTGTTTTGGAAATGTATACTTTTGATCCGAATCCGGATGACACTTCTCGTGATAATCTGATGAGGCAAAGTATTGACCTGATTTCTAAGTTCCCTACTATAATAGCTTATGCTTATAATATGTTAAGGCATGCTACTTTTGGGCGTTCATTGCATATTCGCCATCCGCAAGAAAAGCTTTCGATAGCGGAAAACTTCCTTTTTATGTTGAAAAAGAGTTATACTCAATTGGAAGCACGTACTCTTGACCTCTTGCTTATCCTTCAGGCGGATCATGGTGGTGGTAATAACTCTACTTTCACCGTTCGCGTAACTTCTTCCACAGGTACAGATACTTATTCATCAATTGCTGCCGGAATTGGTTCTCTGAAAGGACCACTTCATGGAGGAGCGAATATTCAGGTTGTTGATATGTTTCATCATCTAGAGCAGAATATTCACGATTGGACTAATGTGGAAGAAATAGATACTTATTTTACCCGGATGTTAAACAAAGAGGTATATAATAAAACGGGTTTGATTTATGGAATCGGACATGCTGTTTATACCATATCAGATCCTCGTGCTATCTTATTGAAAGATTTAGCTCGTGATTTGGCAAAAGAAAAAGGTAGGGAACGTGAGTTTACCTTCCTTGAATTACTGGAAGAACGTGCAATCGCTACTTTTTCCAAAATTAAGGGCAATGGTAAAACGGTATCAAGTAATGTGGACTTCTATTCCGGCTTTGTATATGAAATGATTGGTCTTCCTCAGGAAATTTACACTCCACTCTTTGCCATGGCACGTATTGTAGGATGGTGTGCACATCGTAATGAAGAATTGAATTTTGAAGGTAAACGTATTATCCGTCCTGCTTATAAGAATGTACTTGATATGGCAGAATATATGCCTTTGAAGAAACGATAA
- a CDS encoding SDR family oxidoreductase, whose protein sequence is MIEQATQNVMDALGGIPIGRPARPQDIAEFVGFLVSPRAGYLTGTEYIIDGGTIPTI, encoded by the coding sequence ATGATAGAGCAAGCCACACAAAATGTGATGGACGCATTGGGTGGAATACCTATCGGAAGACCTGCCCGGCCCCAAGATATTGCGGAATTTGTCGGCTTTTTAGTTTCACCTAGAGCTGGATACCTGACAGGTACAGAATACATAATTGACGGAGGGACTATTCCCACTATATAA
- a CDS encoding nuclear transport factor 2 family protein translates to MDFKLPKVVSGLLTAQNNYDSDAYAGCFSETALVINEEKVYKGKKTIKDWIEKANQQFKIKMKPTKYSGSNSTAILTAVVSGNFNGSPVALNYHMEIKDNEITRLEITASNAE, encoded by the coding sequence ATGGATTTTAAATTACCTAAAGTCGTTTCAGGCTTGTTGACAGCACAAAATAATTATGATAGTGATGCCTATGCAGGCTGCTTCTCAGAAACAGCACTTGTCATTAACGAAGAAAAGGTGTACAAAGGGAAAAAGACCATAAAGGATTGGATTGAAAAAGCCAATCAACAATTCAAAATAAAAATGAAGCCAACGAAATATTCAGGAAGCAATTCAACGGCTATTCTTACTGCTGTTGTTTCAGGAAACTTTAACGGAAGCCCAGTCGCCTTGAATTATCATATGGAAATAAAAGATAATGAGATTACTCGTTTAGAAATTACGGCCAGCAATGCTGAATAA
- a CDS encoding winged helix-turn-helix transcriptional regulator produces MYERKIPLSLNCGFDLIGEVLYGKWKIRLLWFIHEGYQRPSELQRKIPDASRRVLNIQLKELEEHELIKKKIYPVVPPKVEYSLTEFGETLIPVLSVLGQWGDKHQERLRHLILKKLGQ; encoded by the coding sequence ATGTATGAAAGAAAAATTCCATTAAGTTTGAATTGTGGTTTTGACTTAATTGGTGAAGTTCTCTACGGTAAATGGAAAATCCGCTTATTGTGGTTTATCCATGAAGGGTATCAGCGCCCAAGTGAATTACAACGTAAAATACCTGATGCTTCCCGCAGAGTGCTGAACATACAGTTGAAGGAGTTGGAAGAACACGAATTAATTAAAAAAAAGATTTATCCGGTAGTTCCTCCCAAAGTAGAATATAGTTTAACCGAATTTGGCGAGACATTAATCCCTGTTCTTTCTGTGTTAGGACAATGGGGAGATAAACATCAGGAACGTTTACGGCATTTAATATTAAAGAAACTAGGTCAATGA